In Planctomycetia bacterium, the following proteins share a genomic window:
- the ychF gene encoding redox-regulated ATPase YchF — MKFAIIGPPQSGKSTLFSAITGQPLDAAHARLEQIATVSVPDPRLDYLAEIYKPKKYTPAHLEFVDIPGVSLAGSDGPQEFRKTMNSVRRCDGIVMVVRGFASDSVVTYRDRIDPKADVEELHAELIFADLEQVMNRIEKLEKSTQKPTKTRDAELRELAMMQRVKDALEKEHPVSGAIQNDEERGIAGSFGFLTLKPVIVVVNVGEDAISKPPPFTHDHSAATIALAAEIEAEISQLEEADRPTFLADLGLTEPARMRLIRTCYEAVGLVSFLTCGEDEVRAWTIFKDTEAVEAAGKIHSDIQRGFIRAETVAFDDLKAAGDMRGAKSANKVRLEPKHYIVKDGDIINFRFNV, encoded by the coding sequence ATGAAATTCGCCATCATCGGCCCGCCCCAGTCGGGCAAGTCCACCTTGTTCTCCGCGATCACCGGCCAGCCCCTGGACGCGGCCCACGCAAGGCTCGAGCAGATCGCCACGGTCAGCGTGCCCGATCCGAGGCTCGACTACCTCGCCGAAATCTACAAGCCCAAGAAGTACACCCCGGCGCACCTCGAGTTCGTCGACATCCCCGGCGTCTCTCTGGCCGGCAGCGACGGCCCGCAGGAGTTTCGCAAGACGATGAATTCAGTCCGTCGCTGCGACGGCATCGTCATGGTCGTTCGCGGATTCGCGTCCGACAGCGTCGTGACCTACCGCGATCGCATCGATCCAAAGGCGGACGTGGAGGAGCTCCACGCCGAATTGATCTTCGCCGACCTCGAACAGGTCATGAATCGAATCGAGAAACTTGAAAAGTCCACCCAGAAGCCGACCAAGACCCGCGACGCCGAGCTCCGCGAACTGGCCATGATGCAGCGCGTCAAGGATGCCCTGGAGAAAGAACACCCCGTCTCCGGCGCCATCCAAAACGACGAAGAGCGCGGCATCGCCGGCAGCTTCGGCTTTCTCACCCTCAAGCCGGTCATCGTCGTCGTCAACGTCGGAGAAGATGCCATTAGCAAGCCGCCGCCTTTCACCCACGACCACTCGGCCGCCACGATTGCCCTCGCGGCCGAGATCGAGGCCGAGATCTCCCAATTGGAAGAGGCCGACCGTCCCACCTTTCTTGCCGACCTCGGCCTCACCGAGCCCGCCAGAATGAGGCTCATCCGTACCTGCTACGAAGCCGTCGGTCTGGTCTCCTTTCTGACTTGCGGTGAAGACGAAGTTCGCGCCTGGACCATTTTCAAGGACACCGAGGCCGTCGAGGCCGCCGGCAAGATTCACAGCGACATCCAGCGGGGCTTCATTCGTGCCGAGACCGTCGCCTTCGACGATCTCAAGGCCGCCGGCGACATGCGCGGCGCAAAGTCCGCCAACAAGGTCCGCCTCGAGCCCAAGCACTACATCGTAAAAGACGGCGACATCATCAATTTCCGATTTAATGTATAA
- a CDS encoding ABC transporter permease — MTSMATIMTAQGATGHEHSTSRLVVLWRYRELMWMLAWRDIRVRYKHSILGAAWAVIPPLMMMLVFTFVFGSVTDIDQQKLTGHPNVPYALFAFSGLVPWMFLSNSLSSATISLVANRQLVTKIYFPREVFPLSCLISSFIDFLVSSALLVVLGIGFHFQHQGWSYELHPSILFLPVVVGVQILFMAGMAMILSMANLFYRDVNFLFRAVVQLWMFVTCVVYQLDSATGWKRALIHLNPMTPIIRAYRDCLLFGRWPGDWAFWNAAVVSLLLFVVGWHWFRRREHEFAEYI; from the coding sequence ATGACGTCGATGGCCACCATCATGACCGCCCAGGGCGCCACGGGACACGAGCATTCAACCTCGCGCCTCGTCGTCCTGTGGCGATATCGCGAGTTGATGTGGATGCTCGCCTGGCGCGACATCCGCGTCCGCTACAAGCATTCAATCCTCGGCGCCGCGTGGGCCGTCATTCCGCCGCTGATGATGATGCTCGTCTTCACCTTCGTCTTCGGCTCCGTCACCGACATCGACCAGCAGAAACTCACCGGCCACCCGAACGTCCCTTACGCCCTGTTCGCCTTCAGCGGACTCGTCCCGTGGATGTTCCTCTCCAACAGCCTGAGCAGCGCCACGATCTCGCTCGTCGCCAATCGGCAGCTCGTGACCAAAATCTACTTCCCGCGCGAGGTGTTTCCCCTCTCCTGCCTGATCAGCTCCTTCATCGACTTCCTGGTGTCGTCGGCCCTGCTGGTCGTCCTCGGGATCGGCTTTCATTTTCAGCATCAGGGCTGGAGCTACGAGCTTCACCCCTCGATCCTCTTCCTGCCCGTCGTCGTCGGCGTGCAGATCCTTTTCATGGCCGGCATGGCGATGATCCTGTCGATGGCGAATCTCTTCTATCGCGACGTAAACTTTCTCTTCCGCGCCGTCGTTCAGCTCTGGATGTTCGTCACCTGCGTTGTCTACCAGCTCGATTCCGCGACCGGCTGGAAGCGCGCCCTCATCCACTTGAACCCCATGACCCCGATCATTCGAGCCTACCGCGATTGCCTCCTCTTCGGCCGCTGGCCCGGCGACTGGGCCTTCTGGAATGCGGCGGTGGTCTCCCTCCTGCTCTTCGTGGTCGGCTGGCACTGGTTCAGACGCCGGGAACACGAATTCGCCGAGTACATCTGA